One Suncus etruscus isolate mSunEtr1 chromosome 13, mSunEtr1.pri.cur, whole genome shotgun sequence genomic region harbors:
- the LOC126025856 gene encoding putative deoxyribonuclease TATDN2: MASSRDASRYSPNNKECPTSSAKAEIPVKGKDLNDEFEEPENAPMVRYRSSARVSSLIYLKGQKGIVKKELPRPVGAGASRSSAQNELRANADSGSIRKRSINSCETLSQKQHDDQCGSFENVPGGFKKCFVAPRFLGKSDTLSEAQDQSKRDVTKHLDSESNKSDTRDAKIKITSEQPFTESFSKVPGSTAYSISHNLYQSHLYGGPSDPHSGRSSIRTLSPELPVYPTGSISRGKSRRFGSSGSGSRSSSRENNISQTKTRQSFPDKKVSELTLHSSNWHKELRMSREETPMNLDSLGSHKSLKPDPTKKIFQERGASDFWKPKGATYLPVENRREVKKGFIDSHCHLDMLFNKLSYDGTFANFRKKFNDFFPTEFQGCISNFCNPCTLKDGLWQNLLEEELVWGAFGCHPHFAVYYNQRQEQSILQALNHPKAIAFGEIGLDYSYKCRTPVTQQHRVFAKQLQLAVSLNKPLVIHCREADKELLEIMKKYVPPDYKIHRHCYTGRYSVIEPLLNYFPNLCVGFTAVISYPSAWEARECVKNIPLERILVETDAPYFLPRGIPKSLCPFALPGMAFHTVKEIASAKNQPLSHTLAILHENTCCQYNLGIIDGEFKS, translated from the coding sequence ATGGCCTCTTCCAGAGATGCCAGTAGATATTCTCCAAATAACAAAGAATGTCCAACGAGCTCTGCAAAGGCTGAAATTCCAGTCAAAGGTAAAGATCTGAATGATGAATTTGAGGAGCCAGAAAATGCCCCCATGGTGAGGTACAGGTCATCAGCAAGAGTGTCCTCACTGATCTACCTAAAAGGACAAAAAGGTATTGTGAAGAAAGAGTTGCCAAGACCCGTGGGGGCAGGTGCCTCCAGATCTAGTGCTCAGAATGAACTGAGAGCAAATGCAGACAGTGGTTCTATCAGGAAACGGTCTATTAACTCTTGTGAGACATTAAGTCAGAAACAACATGATGACCAATGTGGTAGTTTTGAGAACGTGCCTGgtggttttaaaaaatgttttgtggcgCCCAGATTTCTAGGCAAAAGTGACACTCTTTCAGAAGCCCAAGACCAAAGTAAAAGAGATGTGACTAAACACCTTGACTCAGAAAGCAACAAGTCTGATACCAGAgatgcaaaaatcaaaatcacatcTGAGCAGCCATTCACAGAAAGTTTTTCAAAAGTTCCTGGTTCTACCGCCTACTCCATTAGCCATAATTTATACCAGTCTCACTTATACggtggtccttctgaccctcattcAGGGAGGTCCTCCATCAGGACCCTCAGTCCTGAGCTGCCTGTTTATCCTACTGGGAGCATCAGCAGGGGTAAAAGTAGACGTTTTGGCAGTAGTGGTTCtggcagcagaagcagcagcagagagAACAACATCTCCCAGACAAAGACCAGACAAAGCTTTCCTGATAAAAAAGTTTCAGAATTGACTCTGCACTCTTCAAATTGGCATAAAGAACTACGAATGTCAAGAGAAGAAACACCTATGAATTTAGATTCACTTGGCTCCCACAAAAGTTTAAAACCAGATCCAACAAAGAAAATCTTCCAAGAGCGAGGAGCCTCAGATTTTTGGAAACCAAAAGGAGCAACCTATTTACCAGTTGAAAACCGGAGAGAAGTAAAGAAAGGTTTCATTGATAGCCATTGTCACCTGGACATGCTCTTTAACAAACTGTCCTACGATGGAACCTTTGCCAATTTCAggaaaaaatttaatgattttttccCCACGGAATTTCAAGGTTGCATTTCAAATTTCTGCAACCCTTGCACACTAAAGGATGGCCTATGGCAGAATCTGTTAGAAGAGGAGCTGGTTTGGGGAGCTTTTGGATGTCATCCTCACTTCGCTGTTTATTACAATCAAAGACAAGAGCAAAGTATTCTGCAAGCTTTAAATCATCCCAAGGCTATAGCATTTGGAGAAATTGGTTTGGATTATTCTTACAAGTGTCGTACCCCTGTCACACAGCAGCACAGGGTATTTGCAAAACAACTACAATTAGCTGTGTCGCTAAACAAGCCCTTAGTAATACATTGCAGAGAAGCAGATAAAGAGTTGctagaaattatgaaaaaatatgttCCCCCTGACTATAAGATCCATAGGCATTGCTACACTGGCAGGTACTCAGTAATTGAGCCGCTGCTAAATTATTTCCCCAACTTGTGTGTGGGGTTTACAGCGGTTATCTCTTACCCCTCTGCCTGGGAAGCAAGGGAGTGTGTGAAAAATATTCCGCTAGAGAGAATCCTCGTAGAAACAGATGCTCCCTATTTCCTTCCTCGAGGTATCCCCAAAAGCCTTTGTCCATTTGCCCTTCCAGGGATGGCCTTCCATACAGTGAAGGAGATTGCAAGTGCCAAAAATCAGCCATTATCACACACCTTGGCTATCTTGCATGAAAACACCTGTTGCCAGTACAATCTTGGAATAATAGATGGTGAGTTCAAGTCTTGA